The nucleotide sequence TCGTCATTGCTCCCATTGCCACTAAGCGTTTGACTCGATGACGACATTTGAGTGCTACTGATAACGCTACTGTGGCAAAAGCCATTAATAATAATAATAATAATATTCCCCCAATAAAACCGAATTCTTCGGCATAGACAGCAAAGATAAAATCTGTATCCGCAAAGGGTAAATAGAATTGTTTTTGTTGCGACATTCCATATCCTACACCCCAATTTCCGCCGGAACCAATAGCGAGTAAACTTTGAACCAGTTGGTATCCATCGCCTCTAGGGTCCGCCCAAGGATTCATAAAAGATAGTACACGCCGCCTTTGATATTCCTGTAAACTGATACTAATAAATCCGGTTAAGCCGCCTCCTATAGCCGTTGACAATAAGTAAAACATCGGTAACCCTGAAGCGAGAGCAATTAACCATAAGGTTATGCCACAGAGAGCGGTGGTACTCAAATTAGGTTGAATGAGAATTCCTGCCAAAACCACGCCAAAAAGCCCTACCCATTGTAGGCGAATTTTCCAGGATAATCGAAACCAATCGCCAAAAATTCTGGCACTTTGCAGCACTAAAAAGGGTTTCATCAACTCTGAAGGTTGAATCAAGATGGGTCCAATTTTAATCCAACGGGTTGCGCCATTGACCGTTTCTCCTAACCCAGGAACTAAGGTACTCAAAATCATTCCTAGGACGAGTAATACCATCCAAGGTGCAATATTTAAGAAATAGCGTAGGGGAGATCGGGTAATAAAATTGAAGCCAATCATACCTATCCACAGCCAGATTAATTGTCTTATGACGTTATTTGGCCCGTATACAGGGTAGGAGGCACTAAATTGAATAATTAACCCGATCGATAGCCAAAGAAGGGTAAGCCAGCGTAGTAAACGCGCCTCTACTGACCAAGTTTCTACATTACTCTCAAAAAATGGAAATAAGTAGCGTATCCACCGCAAATTCGACGAATTTTTCCCCCTTGCTATCATATTATCTTTGTCCTTATCGATCTTCCTTTAAAGGGCTATTACTGCGATTGATGAGAGTTTACTAATGTTTGTTCCTTAATTAGTCAAGAGTCAAGAGTCAAGAGTCAAGAGTCAATAGTCAGTAGATACCTCTTGAAGAGGGGCCCTTGGTCATTAGTGAATTAGCAATTTTATAATCGTTTTTTTCTAGCCATTAGTTAATTGTTAACTCAACTCCATAAACAAGAAAAAGAGATAACTAATGACTAATGACTAATGACTAATGACTAATAACTAATAACTATTCTTCTTGTTTTTTAAATGTCAAAGCGGCAGAATTCATACAATAACGTAATCCTGTCGGTTTCGGCCCATCATTAAAAACATGACCCAAATGAGCGTCACAAGCGGCACATAAGACTTCTGTTCGTTTCATAAACAAAGCATAATCATCTTCGCACTTAATATTTTCTTCCTTTAAAGGTTTCCAAAAACTCGGCCATCCGGTTCCGGAATTATATTTTGTTTCTGAACTAAATAATTCATTGCCACAACAAACACATTTATAGGTTCCTTTTTCTTTATTGTCATGATATTGACCTGTAAATGCTCTTTCTGTTCCCTTTTTGCGGGTGACTTTAAATTGTTCTGGGGTGAGAATTTCTTTCCACTCTTGTTCAGTTTTTTCGACTTTATCCACCATATTTTCGCGTTTTTTTCTTTAAATAGTTATTTATTTAGACCCTATTGTCTAATTTTATTGTAATGGATTTATTGGCTTTTGATTTTCAAAATTTCTCTGTTGAGAGTTTTAATCCATTTCGTCAAAAAGTAAATCTTCAAGAATCGGCTGAATATCTTCATCATCAGGAGATACCAGTTCTATTTTGCCGAAATTATCATAAGTTGCTAAAAACAGTAGAGGAGTTAAAGGGGTATAAATGGAATATTTTTGGTCTAGATGATAGAAACTAGCCAAAAACTGTAACTCTTCTGGTTCTAACCTTTCTTGCTCCTCTGAGTTCAGTTCTAAAGTGAGAATTCCTTCATCTTCTAAAGGAGGTAATTCACCACTTACCGTCAGGGTATAAGCGGTATGCTTGAGGGTCAGATCGAGTTCAGCTAATACGGCTTTAGCATCGGCAAAAATCTTTACTATTTCGGTTTCATCTTCTATTAGAAAAGTTTCTGATAAATCATCTTCCTCGGCTTCATCATCCAAAGCGAGAATAACCACTGGGGTATCAATGGGCATCAGCAGAAGATAAGCAACATCTTCAGTTTCTAAAGCATTTTCAATGTAACACTCTAGCGATCGCCCTGATTCATCTGTCAGCGTGACGATCTCAGCATCATCTAACTCGTTGTCTGGATTATATTGAGATGAGGACATAGTACCTAGAACGACCTTGATTGATTAGAATATCATGATTTTTGGCCCTTTAGGCACCAAACCAGTTTGCTTGATCAAGGTGTTCAAATCCTTGAACATCAGTCAGATTATATTGCAAAGGGGTAATAGTAATATAGTGGTCTCGAATGGCCTGAACATCTGTAGGGATATGGGTAGGAAGATGGAGATGATCGGGTTGAGAAATTTCTTCAATGACTTCACCCACTAACCAATAATAATTTTTTCCTCTGGGATCGAGGCGCTTTTCAAAGTTTTCTTGATAACGCCTTAAACCTTGTCGAGTCAGCTTGACACCGGCGATTTTTTGTGAAGGGACGGCAGGCACATTTACATTTAAGAGAGTCGGTTGAGGTAAAGGCTGTTCGGCTAATAAAGCCACTAAAACGACGGCAAATTCGGCGGCGGGGGTGAAGTCATCTTCAGAAAAACTGGTTAAACTGAAGGCAATACTGGTAATGCCGTCGATGAGTCCTTCCATAGCGGCGCTAACGGTTCCTGAATAGAGGATATCAGTCCCGAGATTAGACCCATGATTAATGCCAGAAATCACTAAATCTGGACGTTCAGAAAGGACAGCACTCAAGGCAAATTTAACACAGTCAGAGGGAGTCCCTGAACAAGACCAAGCAGTGACTTCAGGAGCAAAAATTCCCTGAACAATTTGGGCCCTGATGGGTTGATGTAATGTTAGTCCGTGACCCGTAGCTGATCGTTCCCGATCAGGGCAAACTACTGTCACCTGATGGCCGGCTTGGGCTAAAGTGTTGGCTAATGTACGAACCCCTCCTGCAAAAATCCCATCATCATTGGTAATCAATAGTTTTAATGACTTCTGTGTGGTCATCGTAAATTTTGGGTGGAAACCCCGTGCTTAAGCGCACGGCTTTACTTAATTGTACCATCTCACAGAATATATGTTAGAATGTGAAATATAGGTCTAATATTCTCAAGGCATGACCGCTCCGAAGGACTGCGAAGCAGCACGCGCATTCAAATTCAGATTTTACCCAACGAAAGAGCAAGAAAACATTTTGCGTCGGACATTGGGCTGTGTGCGTTTGGTCTATAACAAGGCTTTGCATGAGAGAACACAAGCATGGTACGAGCGACTTGAGAGAATTGACTACTGTCAGACCTCCGCTATGCTCACCTCTTGGAAAAAACAAGAGGACTTGGATTTTCTCAATGAGGTTAGCTGTGTTCCTCTTCAGCAAACTTTGAGACACCTTCAGAGAGCTTTTGCTAACTTTTTTGGGAAAACCGCTAAGTATCCCCGTTTCAAAAAGAAAAGAAGTGGAGGAAGTGCAGAGTTTACCAAATCGGCTTTCAAATGGAAAGATGGCCAAGTTTGGTTGGCCAAATGCAAAGAACCATTGACTATTCGCTGGAGTCAGCAACTTCCGCAAAATACGGAACCATCGACGATAACTATCAAACTCGATGCTTCTGGTAGATGGTTTATTTCTCTTTTGGTTAGGGATGAGAGTATTGAACCCTTGCCAAAAACCGATAAAGTCATTGGAATCGACTTGGGGATAACCAGTCTGATCACCACAAGCAATGGGACTAAAGTTAGTAATCCTAGGCATTTTAATAAGCTCTACAAAAAGCTTAAACGAGTTCAAAAAGCGTATTCTAAAACTCAAAAAGGCTCTAAGAATAGAGAAAAGGCTAGATTGAAAGTAGCCAAAGTTCACGCGAAAATAGGGGATTCTAGAAGAGATTTTCTCCATAAACTGACAACTCAACTTGTACGTGAAAACCAAACGATAGTAGTTGAGGATTTGGCAGTTAGAAATATGGTCAAAAACTCTAAGTTAGCTAAGGCAATATCCGACTGTGGATGGTCTGAGTTTGTCAGTCAACTTGAATATAAATGCCAGTGGTATGGTCGTGAACTGGTAAAAATTGATCGCTTTTTCCCGAGCAGTAAGCGGTGTGGGAACTGCGGTCTCGTAATTGACAAATTGCCATTGAGTGTTCGCTCGTGGGAGTGTCCAGAGTGTGGAACTGTCCATGACCGCGACATCAATGCAAGTCGCAATATTCTGGCCGCCGGGCTGGCGGTGAGAGTCTGTGGAGCGGACATAAGACCTGATAGGCATAAGTCTAAAGGGCAGTTGCGAAAAACCCGGATTCGGGAAGGAAACAAGAAACCCAAATCGTGAGGTTTGGGAATCACCGCCCGTTTTACGGCGGTGAGGATGTCAATGTGTCTTATCTGTCGAGCAAAAAACTACAATAGCTTGATCAACAAAGATATAATCGAGTTTGGTGATGAGGGTAGCTCAACCCAAATAGGTTAATCAGCAATAATTTTGATCATGACCACCTCCTTAAGCCAAATAGAGACAGATCTACAAACCCTGCAACAAGAAGCCGATAGCGCGATCGCCCTTACCACGACCCTAGAAGAATTGGAACAGCTACGGGTTCAATATCTCGGGAAAAAAGGACAACTTGGGCAAATTCTCAAAACTATGGGCAAGTTATCGCCTGAAGATCGTCCGCGCCTAGGTGCATTAGCCAATGAAGTCAAAGAAGGGCTACAGACTCAGTTAGAGAACCAACGTCAGACCTTACAACAGGCGCAAATTCAAGCCCAATTAGCCGCAGAAACCCTAGACGTAACCATGCCGGGGGTAAGTCGTCCGATCGGTCGTGTTCATCCCCTCAATAATACTATTGATCGCGTGTTAGATATTTTTGTGGGGCTAGGGTATACAGTCGCCACAGGGCCCCATGTAGAAACCGATTATTATAATTTTGAGGCGTTAAATATTCCGGCTGACCATCCGGCACGTGATATGCAGGATACTTTCTTTTTGGCCAATGGTCATTTGTTGAGAACCCATACTTCGCCGGTGCAAATTCGTTATATGGAAACCCATCAGCCGCCTATTCGCATTGTGGCACCAGGACGGGTTTATCGTCGAGATACCGTAGATGCCACTCACTCGGCCGTTTTCCATCAAGTAGAATTGTTGGCCATTGATAAGGGATTAACTTTTACTGACCTTAAAGGGACTCTCAAAGAATTTATTCGTCAGATTTTTGGCGAAGAGTTACCGGTTAAATTTCGGGCTAGTTATTTCCCGTTTACTGAACCTTCTGCGGAAGTGGATGTGCAATGGAAAGGCAAATGGTTAGAAGTGCTGGGTTGCGGCATGGTAGACCCCAATGTGTTAAAAGCTGTGGGGTATGATCCAGAAGTTTATACTGGTTTTGCCGCCGGTCTAGGAGTAGAACGCTTTGCTATGGTGCTTCATCAAATTGATGATATTCGCCGTTGTTACCAGAGTGATTGGCGGTTTTTGCGTCAGTTTTAATTGTCAAAGGGGCGAACAAATGGGCAGCCCCTTCTGGCTAAAACAAAGGAAATGAAGATTTTTTTAATTTAATCCATAAGTGCCATAATTTCCATAAGTTTTGATGTTTTAAAGCCAAATAGCGCTTAATCTGCATTTTGATATTTTCGAGTTCAGAAGAATTTTCTAACTCTTTTTTTTGATAAAAATGAATTAAATCATCTCGTCTTTTTAACAAAACTTTTATTTCTTGATAATCTTCTTGTGTTAAGACTTTGCCCGGTTGAATATGAGGAGGAAGAGGGCGATGTATATAAAAGGTGGTATGAGGTGGGGCTAGTTCATCTTCGGGTCTTTCTTTGGTATATAAATATATAGAAATTGATTTTCGAGATAAATGCTGTTTTTCCGCAGGCAGTTGAATTTTAGTAAAGCCATGCCATGAATATTCATTGGTTTCAAAAATCACACAGCGATTGAATAGAGGAAGCAAGGCTGTAATTTGATTTTCATCGGGTTCTCGGGGATTAGAATGCAATTCTAAACATCCTCCCCAACTTTCTTCCCACTCTTTATTTAAAAAAATAATGACATTTAAGCGGCGATGATACCACCTTCTTTCATCTAAATTAAAGTCTACATGAGGGTCTAATTCTTGCCCATTTAAATTTTCGTGAGTTCCTCCTCCATAAAAGGTTTCGTCGTTGATGAGTTTTTCTATCCCTGTCAGTTGAGAAATACAATCGAGAAAAGCTGTCGAACCCAGATGTTCAGCTAGAATTTGATAATTAATGCTGATTTCTCCTAAATTCTCATGCACGGATTTTCCGCCAAGGGTTCCGGTTTCACTGATGGCTTTTTGAGGATCAAATAGGGGAAATTCTTGCAACAGTGTTTGAGCCACATCTGGGTCGAAAAAATTGTCGATAACAACGTGTTTAAATGGTTTTCCTTCTTCAAACTGTTTTCTATATATACTAATTTTATCCTGTAAAGCTTTATTGATTAACATAGCTTATTGCTCAAGCTGATCCATAGCTAATTGATCCTACACCATTCGGCTGACAGTCATAGAGCATCTAAAGAGAGATATAAAAAGTGATTTCGTGGCTACAAAATGGCTGTAATAAGCTCAATCGCTGGCTTTTCAGGCTTTTAGTCAGCTTTTCTTATCAGCACGCCTTATGTGTTTTCGTAGACAAATAACTTTTTTTTGTCAAATAGTCTTTACAATCCTTAACATTTTTGTTAACTTATTGAATAAGCAAACCACAAAAAAAGGTTGTCAAAAAATTTCTGCTATCGCTTCACTCAAATGTTAGCCGGCAACCAACAGTCTTTCTCAGTGTATCTCCCATTGACATTGAGTTCTCCTACAACAGCAGTAACCTCGGTAAATGCCGAGGTTTTTTTATCTAGGGTTGAGAATGTGTGAATGTCCTAATATTCTCTGTGGAGTGTCCTTTTTCTAAAGAGTATGTTTTAAATTTTGAAAATCTTTTTCCTCAAGAGAACGAGGACGATTTTTGATTTTAAAAGCTTACAATTGTCTTTGTGGAGCTACCGAGATGATTGATCATCAACAAAAATTTTAGGACTATTAATTGACTTATTAGCGATACAATTGCTTAAATGCCCTACCACCGTTTAGGGTTAGGTTGATTCAATCATCGTCGTTATTATGACGAATCTTGTTAATCTATTGAGGAACAATAGCCATGACTTTAGCGAAAGCTGCCTTTCCCATCAATTTGAGTGCCTATAAGCCCTTAACCTTAGATCCCACCAATCCAACTTTAACCCCGGAGCAGAAAGAAACCTTAAAAGCCAATATTCAATTATGCCGCGATGCGATCGTTTTCTTCACGGCGACGGGAGCAGCAAGGGGTGTAGGCGGTCATACAGGCGGCCCCTATGATACAGTGCCAGAAGTCTTGATTTTAGATAGCTTGTTCCACTCTCAACCTAATAAATTTGTGCCGATTTTCTTTGATGAGGCCGGACATCGGGTAGGAACACAATATTTAATGGCGGCTTTAGAAGGGAGTTTACCTCTTGAACAACTGCTACATTATCGTGAGGCCCATTATCATCTACCCGGACACCCTGAACTCGGTTTGACTCCTGGGGTTAAATTTAGTTCTGGAAGATTGGGACATATGTGGCCCTATGTCAATGGGGTGGCTTTAGCAAATCCTAACAAAATCGTTTTTTGTTTGGGGTCTGATGGTTCACAACAAGAAGGTAATGACGCAGAAGCCGCCCGTCTGGCTGTAGCGCAAAAGTTGAATGTTAAACTGATCATTGATGATAATGATGTGACCATTGCCGGACATCCTTCAAGTTATTTACCGGGTTATAGCGTCAGCCAAACCCTCCAAGGTCACGGTGTCACCATATTAGAGGGAGATGGGGAAGATATCGATGACTTATATCGTCGCATCTGCCAAGCGGTTACCAGTGTTGGCCCTGTGGCTGTCATTAATAAGCGTAAAATGTGTGTAGGAATTGAAGGATTAGAAGGTTCTACTCACGGCCATGATGTTATTTCTGTCAAATTAGCCCTGGCTTATCTAGAAAAACGAGGACTCACCGACGCGGTTGACTATCTCAAGAGTATTCAAGCGCCCAAACAAACCTATAAGTTTATCGGTTCTGGCGATAATTGGGGTTCTAACCGCAATGTGTTCGGTGATGCGGTGGTGTCTGTACTCGGCAAAATGAACGAACAAGAACGCAAAGAGAAAGTCATGTGTATTGATAATGACTTAGAAGGTTCTTGCGGACTCAATAAAATTCATGCCGCTTACCCAGAAATTTTTGTCAGTGGCGGCATTATGGAACGGGGGAATATTTCTGCGGCTGCTGGGTTTGGCATGGAGGAAGGCAAACAAGGAATTTTTGGAACCTTCAGCGCCTTTTTAGAAATGTGTATTTCTGAAATTACCATGGCGCGGCTGAATAAATCTAATTTACTCTGTCATTTTTCCCATGCAGGTATTGACGATATGGCCGATAATACCTGTCACTTCGGAATTAATAATATGTTCGCCGATAATGGGTTAGATGATGGTTACCCCACTTGGTTATATTTTCCGGCAGATGCGGCTCAAATGAAGGCTTGTGTTGAGTCAGTTTTTCATCAGCCCGGTTTACGGTTTATTTATTCAACTCGTTCTAAAACCCCCAATATTCTCGATGCTAATGGCAAAGATTTCTTTGGAGAAGGCTATACTTTTACCCCCGGTAAAGATGAAGTAGTACGAGAAGGTAGCGCTGGTTATATTGTTACGTTTGGGGATGCTTTATATCGTGCTGTAGATGCCGCAGAACGTTTAAAACAAGAGGGCATTAATGTGGGAGTCATCAATAAGTCTACCCTCAATGTTATTGATGAGGAAACTTTAGCCAAAGTCGGTGCTTCTCCTTTTGTCTTGGTGGTTGAACCTTTTAACCGCCGCACGGGACTCGGTAGCCGCTTTGGTTCTTGGTTACTTGAACGGGGTTTAACGCCTAAATTTGCCTATTTGGGAACTTATAAGGAAGGTTGTGGCGGCTTATGGGAACAGTATCCTTTCCAAGGTCTTGATCCCGAAGGCATCATCAACAAAGTTAAGGAATTAGTTGGTTAATTCTAGTTAGGGTGGGTTAGCCGCACGGGAACCCACTCAGTCACAACTATAATTATTTTGATTAAGTGAATACTATGAGGGTGAGAGATTTCAATAAAATTTTCTAAACAATTTATCTGAGTTTTTCACTTAATCAAACTAATCAAAAGTTAATTTTAATAAAAGTCTAGCTACTTATATGGTCAGTTATGGTCAGTCCCAGTCAATCAATATCTTTAAAAAATCTCTATGAAAAGGATTTTTATCTTTGGCTCTTAACTATGGCTAAATTACTTAAGGAGCAACGTTTTAATGAGGTGGATTTAGAAAATTTAATTGAAGAAATTGAAGCAATGGGAAGAAGTGAGAAGCGGGAAATAGAAAGCCGCTTGATAACAATTCTTGAACATCTTTTAAAATTAATTTATTGGCAAGCAGAAAAAGAAAATAATGCGAGAGGCTGGAGAAATACAATTGTTGAGCAAAGAGAACAATTAAATCTGGTTTTAAAAGATAGTCCTAGTCTTAAAGTCAGACTCGATGAAATTTTTGGGGTCTGCTATCAAAAAGCTATTAAAATAATTATTCGGAAATATGAATTACCGGCAACAATGTTTCCTAGTGAGCCTTGTTTTTCTCTTGAAGATGTACTCAATGCTGATTATTTTCCCGAGTAAGCAGAAAAAAGGAATATAAAAGTAAGCTAAAACAACATTTCAAGATTTTATTAATCATAATTAATCATTGTATAATCATTTAATCCGAGTCCGTGTTTGTAGCAATTGAATATGGCAACCATTAACGACAACTATCTGAAACTCAAAGCCGGTTATTTATTTCCCGAAATTGCAAGACGGGTTAATGCCTTCGCAGAAGCGCACCCAGAAGCTAAAATTATTAAACTGGGGATCGGCGATGTGACTGAACCGTTACCCGAAGCTTGTCGCCAAGCCATGATTAAAGCCGTTGAAGAGATGGGCGACCGCGCTACATTTAAAGGGTATGGTCCAGAACAAGGTTATGCTTGGTTACGGGAAAAAATCGCCCTTCAAGACTTCCAAGCGCGAGGATGTGAAATAGATGCTTCGGAAATCTTTGTCTCTGATGGTTCTAAATGCGATACGGGTAATATCCTTGATATCTTTGGCCACAATAATACCATTGCTGTTACTGATCCAGTTTATCCCGTGTATGTCGATACTAACGTGATGGCAGGACATACCGGCGACGTGAACGAAAAAGGCGAGTATCAAGGCTTAGTTTATCTGCCCATGACCGCCGAAAATAATTTTACTCCCGATCTTCCCGACCAAAAAGTCGATCTTATTTATCTCTGTTTTCCCAATAACCCCACCGGGGCAACAGCTACCCGAGAAGACTTGACAAAATGGGTAAATTATGCTAAAGAAAATGGGTCTATTATATTCTTTGATGCGGCTTATGAAGCCTTTATAACTGATGGGAGTCTTCCTCATTCTATCTATGAAATTGAAGGAGCAAGAGATTGTGCCATCGAATTTCGCTCTTTTTCCAAAAATGCCGGTTTTACGGGGACTCGTTGCGCGTTGACGGTGGTTCCGAAAACCCTAAAAGCTAAAGCGGCTAATGGAGAGGATGTAGACTTATGGAAATTATGGAACCGTCGTCAGTCTACTAAGTTTAACGGGGTTTCTTATCTTGTACAACGCGGCGCTGAGGCGGTTTATTCCGAAGAAGGTCAGGCACAAGTGAAGGCATTAATTAACTTTTATCTGGAAAATGCCCAGATTATTTGTGATAAATTGTCTTTTGCTGGTTTAAATGTTTATGGGGGTGTTAATGCGCCCTATGTTTGGGTGAAGACTCCCGAGGGTTTGTCGAGTTGGGATTTCTTTGATAAGTTGCTACAATCGGCCAATGTGGTAGGAACGCCGGGGTCCGGTTTTGGTGCGGCGGGTG is from Gloeothece verrucosa PCC 7822 and encodes:
- the surE gene encoding 5'/3'-nucleotidase SurE; the protein is MTTQKSLKLLITNDDGIFAGGVRTLANTLAQAGHQVTVVCPDRERSATGHGLTLHQPIRAQIVQGIFAPEVTAWSCSGTPSDCVKFALSAVLSERPDLVISGINHGSNLGTDILYSGTVSAAMEGLIDGITSIAFSLTSFSEDDFTPAAEFAVVLVALLAEQPLPQPTLLNVNVPAVPSQKIAGVKLTRQGLRRYQENFEKRLDPRGKNYYWLVGEVIEEISQPDHLHLPTHIPTDVQAIRDHYITITPLQYNLTDVQGFEHLDQANWFGA
- a CDS encoding DUF3727 domain-containing protein; its protein translation is MSSSQYNPDNELDDAEIVTLTDESGRSLECYIENALETEDVAYLLLMPIDTPVVILALDDEAEEDDLSETFLIEDETEIVKIFADAKAVLAELDLTLKHTAYTLTVSGELPPLEDEGILTLELNSEEQERLEPEELQFLASFYHLDQKYSIYTPLTPLLFLATYDNFGKIELVSPDDEDIQPILEDLLFDEMD
- a CDS encoding LL-diaminopimelate aminotransferase gives rise to the protein MATINDNYLKLKAGYLFPEIARRVNAFAEAHPEAKIIKLGIGDVTEPLPEACRQAMIKAVEEMGDRATFKGYGPEQGYAWLREKIALQDFQARGCEIDASEIFVSDGSKCDTGNILDIFGHNNTIAVTDPVYPVYVDTNVMAGHTGDVNEKGEYQGLVYLPMTAENNFTPDLPDQKVDLIYLCFPNNPTGATATREDLTKWVNYAKENGSIIFFDAAYEAFITDGSLPHSIYEIEGARDCAIEFRSFSKNAGFTGTRCALTVVPKTLKAKAANGEDVDLWKLWNRRQSTKFNGVSYLVQRGAEAVYSEEGQAQVKALINFYLENAQIICDKLSFAGLNVYGGVNAPYVWVKTPEGLSSWDFFDKLLQSANVVGTPGSGFGAAGESYFRISAFNSRENVEEATRRIIEKLKV
- the msrB gene encoding peptide-methionine (R)-S-oxide reductase MsrB; this encodes MVDKVEKTEQEWKEILTPEQFKVTRKKGTERAFTGQYHDNKEKGTYKCVCCGNELFSSETKYNSGTGWPSFWKPLKEENIKCEDDYALFMKRTEVLCAACDAHLGHVFNDGPKPTGLRYCMNSAALTFKKQEE
- a CDS encoding DUF29 domain-containing protein; this translates as MVSPSQSISLKNLYEKDFYLWLLTMAKLLKEQRFNEVDLENLIEEIEAMGRSEKREIESRLITILEHLLKLIYWQAEKENNARGWRNTIVEQREQLNLVLKDSPSLKVRLDEIFGVCYQKAIKIIIRKYELPATMFPSEPCFSLEDVLNADYFPE
- the pheS gene encoding phenylalanine--tRNA ligase subunit alpha; amino-acid sequence: MTTSLSQIETDLQTLQQEADSAIALTTTLEELEQLRVQYLGKKGQLGQILKTMGKLSPEDRPRLGALANEVKEGLQTQLENQRQTLQQAQIQAQLAAETLDVTMPGVSRPIGRVHPLNNTIDRVLDIFVGLGYTVATGPHVETDYYNFEALNIPADHPARDMQDTFFLANGHLLRTHTSPVQIRYMETHQPPIRIVAPGRVYRRDTVDATHSAVFHQVELLAIDKGLTFTDLKGTLKEFIRQIFGEELPVKFRASYFPFTEPSAEVDVQWKGKWLEVLGCGMVDPNVLKAVGYDPEVYTGFAAGLGVERFAMVLHQIDDIRRCYQSDWRFLRQF
- a CDS encoding RNA-guided endonuclease InsQ/TnpB family protein; protein product: MTAPKDCEAARAFKFRFYPTKEQENILRRTLGCVRLVYNKALHERTQAWYERLERIDYCQTSAMLTSWKKQEDLDFLNEVSCVPLQQTLRHLQRAFANFFGKTAKYPRFKKKRSGGSAEFTKSAFKWKDGQVWLAKCKEPLTIRWSQQLPQNTEPSTITIKLDASGRWFISLLVRDESIEPLPKTDKVIGIDLGITSLITTSNGTKVSNPRHFNKLYKKLKRVQKAYSKTQKGSKNREKARLKVAKVHAKIGDSRRDFLHKLTTQLVRENQTIVVEDLAVRNMVKNSKLAKAISDCGWSEFVSQLEYKCQWYGRELVKIDRFFPSSKRCGNCGLVIDKLPLSVRSWECPECGTVHDRDINASRNILAAGLAVRVCGADIRPDRHKSKGQLRKTRIREGNKKPKS
- a CDS encoding FtsW/RodA/SpoVE family cell cycle protein, whose protein sequence is MIARGKNSSNLRWIRYLFPFFESNVETWSVEARLLRWLTLLWLSIGLIIQFSASYPVYGPNNVIRQLIWLWIGMIGFNFITRSPLRYFLNIAPWMVLLVLGMILSTLVPGLGETVNGATRWIKIGPILIQPSELMKPFLVLQSARIFGDWFRLSWKIRLQWVGLFGVVLAGILIQPNLSTTALCGITLWLIALASGLPMFYLLSTAIGGGLTGFISISLQEYQRRRVLSFMNPWADPRGDGYQLVQSLLAIGSGGNWGVGYGMSQQKQFYLPFADTDFIFAVYAEEFGFIGGILLLLLLMAFATVALSVALKCRHRVKRLVAMGAMTILVGQSLLNIGVATGSLPTTGLPLPLFSYGGSSSLASLFLAGLLIRVARESSEAEVVPMKNRRATVNE
- a CDS encoding 2OG-Fe(II) oxygenase; its protein translation is MLINKALQDKISIYRKQFEEGKPFKHVVIDNFFDPDVAQTLLQEFPLFDPQKAISETGTLGGKSVHENLGEISINYQILAEHLGSTAFLDCISQLTGIEKLINDETFYGGGTHENLNGQELDPHVDFNLDERRWYHRRLNVIIFLNKEWEESWGGCLELHSNPREPDENQITALLPLFNRCVIFETNEYSWHGFTKIQLPAEKQHLSRKSISIYLYTKERPEDELAPPHTTFYIHRPLPPHIQPGKVLTQEDYQEIKVLLKRRDDLIHFYQKKELENSSELENIKMQIKRYLALKHQNLWKLWHLWIKLKKSSFPLF
- a CDS encoding transketolase C-terminal domain-containing protein, which translates into the protein MTLAKAAFPINLSAYKPLTLDPTNPTLTPEQKETLKANIQLCRDAIVFFTATGAARGVGGHTGGPYDTVPEVLILDSLFHSQPNKFVPIFFDEAGHRVGTQYLMAALEGSLPLEQLLHYREAHYHLPGHPELGLTPGVKFSSGRLGHMWPYVNGVALANPNKIVFCLGSDGSQQEGNDAEAARLAVAQKLNVKLIIDDNDVTIAGHPSSYLPGYSVSQTLQGHGVTILEGDGEDIDDLYRRICQAVTSVGPVAVINKRKMCVGIEGLEGSTHGHDVISVKLALAYLEKRGLTDAVDYLKSIQAPKQTYKFIGSGDNWGSNRNVFGDAVVSVLGKMNEQERKEKVMCIDNDLEGSCGLNKIHAAYPEIFVSGGIMERGNISAAAGFGMEEGKQGIFGTFSAFLEMCISEITMARLNKSNLLCHFSHAGIDDMADNTCHFGINNMFADNGLDDGYPTWLYFPADAAQMKACVESVFHQPGLRFIYSTRSKTPNILDANGKDFFGEGYTFTPGKDEVVREGSAGYIVTFGDALYRAVDAAERLKQEGINVGVINKSTLNVIDEETLAKVGASPFVLVVEPFNRRTGLGSRFGSWLLERGLTPKFAYLGTYKEGCGGLWEQYPFQGLDPEGIINKVKELVG